CTCGCCGGAGATGGCGGACGTGTTCGCCCTCTACCGCGCGCTGTACGAGGAGGGCGTGGCCGCGCCCGCGTCCAAGGACGAGGCCGGGCCGACCTGGCTGGGCGCGCTGCGCAGCGGCAACGTCGGCATCGCGCCCGCGCCGTCGGTCTGGCTCGACGCCCTCGAACAGCAGGGCCTGCGGCTGGGCGTGGCCCCGATCAGCGGGCTGACCGGCGGCGAGTCCACGTTCGTCGGCGGTGACGCGCTCGGCATCGGCGCGACCACGGAGAAGGTCGAGCAGGCGTGGGACTTCCTGGCCTGGACGACGTCCGACGAGGCGCAGGTGGAGGTCGTGGCCAAGAACAAGGGCGTGCCGACCCGCACCGACCTCGCGGCGAACAAGTACTCGTCGGCGGACCCGCGCACGGTGCTGATCAACGGCCTGGTGGCCAAGGGGCGGACTCCGTACGCGCGGAACTTCAACGTGTCGTTCAACGACCCGCAGAGCCCGTGGCTGCAAACCGTCCGCGGCGCGCTGTTCGGTGACGCGGGCAAGGCGTTGGCCGACGGCAACAGCGCCATCACCAAGTCGCTCCAGCAGGGCTGAGACCCGGATGTCCACGACTACGACGTCACGCCCGACGGTGCGCGACACACCACCTCGGCAGACCACGCCGCGGACCGGACGTCGGCTGCGCGCGCTGGTGGGCGCCGCGTACGCCGCGCCCACGGCCGTCATGGTGGGGCTGTTCTTCCTGGTGCCGTTGGCGCTCGTGGTCTGGATGTCGCTGAACCGCTGGCCGCTGCTGGGCAAGCCGAAGTTCAACGCGCCGGCCAACTACAGCGGCATCCCCGAAGACGAGCTGCTGCGCTCGGCGGCCTGGTTCACGGTCAAGTACACGGTGATCATCACGGTGCTGCTGTTCGTGGTCGCGTTCGGGTTGGCCCTGCTGGTGCAGCACCGGCGACCCGGCGTGGGCTTCTTCCGGACCGCGTTCTTCCTGCCCATGGCGGTCGGCTTCGCCAGCGCGTCACTGCTGTTCCTCGGTTTCCTCAGTGACGAGATCGGGCCGGTGACCGACCTGCTGTCGTGGCTGGGCCTGGTCGATGGCTACGTGTCGTGGACCAGCGGCAGCCCCGATTCCGCGCTCGCGTCCGCCGTGCTGCTCGTGCTGTGGAGGTTCGCGGGCTTCAC
This is a stretch of genomic DNA from Saccharothrix ecbatanensis. It encodes these proteins:
- a CDS encoding carbohydrate ABC transporter permease — its product is MSTTTTSRPTVRDTPPRQTTPRTGRRLRALVGAAYAAPTAVMVGLFFLVPLALVVWMSLNRWPLLGKPKFNAPANYSGIPEDELLRSAAWFTVKYTVIITVLLFVVAFGLALLVQHRRPGVGFFRTAFFLPMAVGFASASLLFLGFLSDEIGPVTDLLSWLGLVDGYVSWTSGSPDSALASAVLLVLWRFAGFTMLILLTGLHAIPPDVYEAARVDGANRWQTFGRITLPLMRPTIALVLTLMTTGSLLAFDQFWILTRGGPDNSTTSLVMVIYREAFVRLDLGSAAGISVVLLAALLVFNAIQFRVLRRRSS